GAAACTGAGCTGcgtttagttttctttttgttctgctgtaacttttctttttgtccactAGATGTCGATATTTAGCCAAAatctatttctttttgtcttacTCTCCCTCCCTGATCCCTTCCTGTATTTCCTTCCCTCACCTTTACATATCATCCGATGTCTgttctgattattttattttcatcttctctcctctcacctTTCCCTTCCTGTCAGTCTTCCAAAGAACCACACTGTAATCATTTCATGGacacaaaaaaatacttttcaagCTGTCCAATGTTGTATTTCATAAAATCAACActtccattttcagtttgtctctTTCATAGATTAGTATTAAAGTCACAGATCTAACAGCACCATTTATTGTTGTGAAGGTATTTTCATACTCACAAGACTCTCCGAACTTCCCAGATGAATAAAATGTTCCCTCTGCTGTTTGGTCACAATGTGAGAAACAACTGATCAGAACGGAAGAAAGAAACTGATCAgaagctgctgaatgtgtgtcagtgttttcatttcttttaaccACATCAACTTTCCATTAATGGAGGCATGTGGaaacaacgcacacacacagacacacacatttgagGCCAGGTACAGTTAACGGGAAGTCCCCTAATTTTGCatcacagttgttgttgtttcctattctcttgctctctgtgtatatttgtggtatatgtgcgtgtgtttgtgtgcacgtgtgttgTTTCCTCATGCCTGCACCATCACAAACTCTCCCTGTCTCTGAGTGGCATTTGCGTcttgaagcaaaaacaaagattcTGTAGTTTGACCTCTGACATGTAGGGACTCACTCTGGCATCCTTTTAGTGGGACTACATTTACCATGATCCTTTGCAGTGATTGTAAGGGGGAAAAAACGTCGTCAGTTTATTGGCCGAAAAATTGTAACGTCAAGTTGTCAGAAATAACACAGTGAGGACAGATTTCttctttcaaagtaaaagacCAAAATGGCCAGAACTACTTCTTGTGGATAATGTGTTCCAGTCCTGGGGGCCCAGAGTCAGTcaggggatgggggggggtcCATCCAGGACAGGTAGATTATCATACAGTAATTCATTAAGATGCCTTTCAGTTTCAGGCAGAGATAAAAGGTGAGAAAAGGTTTTAAAGGACAATGTCTGACcacatgatttaaaaatcaCCTCCCAGATTATCTGGCTCATGAATTTAGTGAAATAatgttatttttgctgtttttctacTCAAGTTTAATAGGTTCTCTGATTGCTACATTTGACACcaatttcattcttttttgtcctaaaacatgcattttttaaGTTGTTATAGTTTTTGTGGTCGatgcaacagaaaaatgtgttattatGCTGAAATCAGTTTATGGAATTAGTTTAATGTAATGCTAAATGATGTGAACATGAATGAGAGCAATAACATCTAATTATCTTTAACTCCAGATTATATCGTCATCCTTCGAAGGgcctgatgttttattttgaaatccacGTGGAAGTCACGCCCACTCGACAACTGccgcttttatttttaaacgcCGTACCGGAAGCGGCGCGCCTGTGAGACTGTGAACTTGACGGCGGTGCCGGACGGCCGTCTCTCCGGACCCGGACTGAGCCGAACTgagtaagtaaccccttcaaTCCGCTTCTCTCCGGCCCAGAGAGCCGCCGCCCGGCCGCAGAGCCCGAATCCTCCCGGGGGGGGCGGACCGGACCGGAGGAGACGGATAATGGAGGCGCAGAGGAAATCCGACGGTCCGCTGAAGGCCGAACAGCCGAACAGCAGTCTGGTTTCTCAGTTCTGTTCATCAGCTGACAGCTTTCCTTTCCCGCCGtgaggtgaatgtgtgtgtggatgttcgCTCTGAAACGTTTCAGATCAGAAGTAGATCCGCGGATCGATCACTCATCAGAGCCTCACAGTTGTCATTGTTGAGTTGTGTAGTGAAGCTCGGCAGGTCTATCTGGGCAAACCACACAGGTATGGCCCTCAAACATCACCTGAGGCTCCACTGACAGGCAGAGTGAGGTCATCAGGCAGGGACAGATCTATGACGTCACAGGGCGTGAAGGTGCTGATGAGGGAAACAGATGCAGAAGTCAGAACAATAGTGTTTTAAAAGATGGCGGCCGCCGTTCTCCATTGTTCTccatcttttcccttttttagcCTCATGTTaatgagcagagctgctgattGTTTTCAGGTGGTGCAGGAAAACTGCCCATTAACTATCAATCATTGCCAATCAGAGCCAATCagtgctctgattggctctgattggctcattgGAGGCATGTGACATCATTGTtttctcagctgctgcttccaaGCTTGATATTtgctgtcggccatcttggttctATGGTTGATTTCctctgagatttaaaaaatgaacatcatgttgtattgaagactgtaaactagaaactgagaccatgaactcatcagggaggaggatggacgttttcccatagacttcaatataagggaggaggatggatgttttcccatagacttcaatataagggaggaggagggacgtgtcccatagacttcaatataagggaggaggagggacgttttcccatagacttcaatataagggaggaggagggacgttttcccatagacttcaatataagggaggaggagggacgtttcccatagacttcaatataagggaggaggagggacgttttcccatagacttcaatataagggaggaggagggacgttttcccatagacttcaatataagggaggaggagggacgtgtcccatagacttcaatataagggaggaggaggtatgttttcccatagacttcaatataagggaggaggagggatgttttcccatagacttcaatataagggaggaggagggacgtgtcccatagacttcaatataagggaggaggatggatgttttcccatagacttcaatataagggaggaggagggacgtgtcccatagacttcaatataagggaggaggaggtatgttttcccatagacttcaatataagggaggaggagggatgttttcccatagacttcaatataagggaggaggagggacgttttctgagcaaagacacacactgtgtgtacACAACTAGCcttgtcaacacacacacactcgttcATCttaaatcacagcagcagaaacacaatcagagtctttgtgtgtctgtgttgtggtcCTCCAGCACCTGCTCTGTTAATCTTGCAACTTCAAACGCACACTAAACCTGGTCTatctttgtcacacacacacacacacacacacacacacacacacacacacccctgtaCCTGTCTTTGTGGGGACCCCTCACTCATCCCCTGAGTTGTGGGGTCCGACTGGGTTTCTATTTTCAGACCCACAAACAGAGtaaaacaaacgcacacacagttaAAACTGTTCCACTGTTCCACATTGATGTGTTTTCCTGCTGGGCCTTTCTGGGCACAGGTTGTGTTTCTCCGTCCGGTCTGACACCTGTCTGCCCCCCCGGCGGCGTCCTGTGATGCCCCACGGCGGGCCGAGCTGCTCGGGGTTGCGATGCCGTACGTGGACCGACAGAATCGCATCTGCGGCTTCCTGGACATCGAGGAGAATGAGAGCAGCGGCAGATTCCTGCGCCGATACTTCATCCTGGACACCCAGCAGGGCAACCTGCTGTGGTACATGGACAAcccacaggtgtgtgtgtgtgtgtgtgtgtgtgtgtgtgtgtgtgtgtgtgtgtgtgtgtgtgtgtgtgtctgtgtgtgtgtgtgtgtgtgtctgtgtgtgtgtctgtgtgtgtctgtgtttggagtAAGTCAAGCTACTTCAGTTTGAGTCTGATGTTGTTTCTTGTGTGCAGTCGATAGCATCAGACACATGAATAGACtgatttccttccttccttccacacATAGTTGTGTTTAATTCTTTATTTATCTGACACTCAGGAGTCGAGACGTTTATTCCTGAGCTCTTATCTCAGAAAACTGATTACAATGAGTTAttaaagaaaagacaaactcaGTCAGTGGAACCTGTGCTGGAAGAATCATGAGCAGTCAGTGAGGGGCAGAATCAGGCGTCTCTGACGTGACAGTGGTTACGTCCATCTTTGTTTACAGTTCGCCGTTTTCTATGTTACCTAACAGCCTCCATAGTTTCTCTTGAGAGAGTGCTGGTTTCTGCATCACTGCCAGATGCCACAGGAAGTTGTGAACTTTTGTCAAACGCTGGTTTGACAGACCCTCCGTGTCAAACCAGGAGGGCAAACAGGAACcagaacagaaactgaaaaggtttgtttatatttcagaaGTCGGGGAATTCCTGCAGCTCCACACAGCGAGGAGGGGCTGATAACTAATATTTCCAGATGTGTTAATCTTATCTTTTAATGACGAGGAGATCGTGCTGAGAAAGtatttccatttcctctgcagATTTTTCTCCATCGGGGAATAAAACATCCCTGAGACTCTGAGATCTGTTTTGTTGGATCAGTTTCTTGCATTAAACATTTACAACGCATCATACATGTTTTATATAGAAACATTTCAGATTTGATTCAATAACTGACGTTTTCTTTGTTCAGAATCTGCCTAAAGGTGCAGATAAGGTGGGATCCCTTAAACTCACCTACATCTCCAAGGTGAGTcgtcacacacaaaacaaagcagctgttGGCTGTTTTTAGAAAAGATGAACGCAGCGGCTTGTGGGCTGAGTTGCTGTCGTACAGTACTTTGGGTGTGGTTAGCATACTGTCTGAGTGTTTTTCATCTTCTCAGTATTTCTGATTATTTCCTGTAATCTTCCCTTTTTCAAAACCGCTTGTTTTCAGGTCAGCGATGCCACCAAGCTCAGACCGAAggcagagttttgttttggtgagtTCACCTTCAGTCTCCTCTGAGCTTCCAGttgtcttttcctgtttcaacatATCTGTGCCCCCCCCAGTCCCGACCTCAGCCCCACCCAGGGAGTGCTGGGATGAACTGGGTCTGATCCTGTGCTGTCCAGGTCTCATCAGTTGGACCTAATTGATGGTTTTGTGACTGAAATGTTCCTTCAGCATGATTCAACAGTCACAGCTGTAGttcttatatatttatttatttatttatttatttatttatatatatatatattttcagaaGTCCATGCTCTCTGTGGCAgctttcattttccctctctgGTCTCCTTTATACCCACTCTTtcctcatttccttccttccacccttccttgtgcttttattcctccctccctctttccttgtCCTGTTAGgtttatttcctctcttttgtgCCTTGctacttgttttcttcctctggtGGCCAACAGTAGCTTTTTGTCACTCAATTGGAGGAAACAGTAAAATAACCTTGACCTGACccgtgtgcgtttgtgtgtgtgtttatatgtgtctgGATGGGATGttaacatacacacaaacacccacatcCTCTGTCTCTGAGAATTCAGAAACAAACTGATATTTTTAGATTGTGATTTGCATGaagttcagtgtgtttctgttcttccGGCGTGTCTTTCAATTTAATGTTTCAACATCTATTTTTatctctctgtcactttcaAGTCATCAATGCAGGAATGAGGAAGTTTTATCTGCAAGCCAACGACCAGCAGGACTTGGTGGAGTGGATCAGTGTCCTTAACAACGCCACCAAGATCACAGtgagcctcacacacacacacacggatcaATAGGTGAccctgtttctgttgttgtcgGCTGCCTCGGgctgcagcagatggaaaatTACCCATCAGGCCACAGAGATTGAGTTCAGGCTTAACAgagtgaagaaaaagagaagtcGTGTTTCATAttcacctgcagctgcagcatcaggAATCTTATTATAGAAGTCTTATTTTAACCTGTAATCAGCGCTTAAGCTTCCAGAGAGAGAAACTTTGGTGCTGTAGAGTTTTCATTGAAATATCTAGTTTTATTTGATAATTTCCTTAAAGAGATGGCTTCTTGTTTTTCAACAGACGTCACTCGACAGGAGGAAATAGAGCAGTAATGGGGGACAATTTCTGCCGTGGATGAATCCACAGTTGGTGAATAGGCTATTTTTGGCAGCAGGATTGTGTATGTGGAAGTGAGTCAAACTAAATTACAGCACGTGTAGCTGCGACGTGTTTCTCATGAAAGGGAGGTGATATTTTATAGGATTATTAAAGTCAACAGATTCAACCGGTCGGAAAAAAGTTTCGGagaccaaagaagaaaaataaatctttgaagGGATTACTGTACACCTTGAACTCTTAAAGACCGGACTGAGGTCCACGTCTCGCTGTACTCTCAGGTTCCAAAGCCCGGCGAGGCCAACGCCATCCACCCAGAGTCTTCCCAGGAAGGACTGGGAGCCATGAAACAGGTCTCCTACAAGACTGAGATCATAGGAGGAGTCCCTATCATCACCGCtacacaggtaacacacacacacacacacacacacacacacacacacacacacacacatgcacacgctcaGCCACGTGTGGTGTGTTAACAGCAGCGGGTTCAGGCCTGTCTGCGTAGGTATGCAGCCGCAGGCACGTGACCCAGCATGCATCAGCACGGACAAGCGGCGGCTGGTCTGAATCTGAGGACTGAATCACTTAAAGTAGTttagaaagaaaacatcttACCAAACCTCAGATGATCATCACCTgcattgcattgtgggtaaaGTGGGCATTATGTtttaatgaagaagaagaagaacgaatttaaagttttatttatgaatctGACGATCTTATcggaaaacaataaaaataaaactgtatgtTTTAGGAGCAGGGGGAGGGGCAAAATGGCACAGACCGTGGAGGTTTGAAGCGGTGTCAGAATCAGCTGCCTTACTTCCTGTCCAGAGGAGCGCCGGACCAGACCTTCATCAAGGCCGGATACTGTGTGAAACAAGGAGCTGTGGTGagtacacacattttcattaatcTCCTGGTTATGCTGTTTTTTAGACACATTAGCATCGACAGATTCTCCTTCCCCTCCGTGTGGACGCTTCCCGATGATTTAACTAAGATCTGATCTTCTCCTCCACAGATGAGGAACTGGAAGAGAAGATACTTCATGCTGGATGAAAATGCTCTCAGCTACTACAAATCTGACCTGGTGAGGAACTGTAGTGAGCAGAATGAGAACCCCCAACATAAAACGAATTCACTCTAAACCTAAAAAGGTCCAAACTAACAGGAAGAGGGCCAAAGCTcgacagtgtgtgttttgatcCCTCCGTGCATGCAGCAGCATGCTCCCTGAATACCTCCTCATTTGATCCACGTGTGGACACATTAGGGAGCCCAAACTGAAGCATTGTGTCTGCTCATGTATTGACATGCCctgcattagtgtgtgtgtgtgtgtgtgtgtgtgtgtttttgttcctgcctgcacATTTTCCACTCTAACGATTAACAGACTCATTTTTGCAGCATGACGATGACAAAGGAACAAATTTAATGACGTCTAAGCTGCACTCACTCCAGGTTTGATCACAAATGACACATGAATGTTGGTCAAACGTGTTGTGTAGCTTCAGTTTATCAACACGTGAGCGTAAACTGCAGATACTCTGAAGAAGAATCTGGcaagagagggggaaaagacAGCGCATATGAAAAGTCTTTAAATAGCCTTTAATTGTAAATGACCTTCCCTGATGAGTCAGTAACTATCAGAGGGAAGCCAACGCAGAGCCAGTCAGCAGGACAGGCTGCGAAAGTGCACCATCATCGTTATCATGTTTCTGGTTCTGCACATAATTGTGAGCTGTGAGCTTTTATGGCTGTGGTGGTGATGTCGTTCTTTGATTTGTCAGCCATTTAAATCTTTCACACCCCATTAAATTTGGAATTGAACTGAATCTCGTGCCAGTTTCAATTTTGGTTTGAGGGGAAGTTCCTGTGATCGATAGAAATCGACTTCATCTGAACTGGACTGTTTTGCAGTTTAAGCAGCTTAAAATCTGATTTCACTCGTGTTTGCTGTAGATACTGTAGTGAGGGAGTGTGTGACAAGAAGGAAAACCCAACGAAACTGTGATTAATGTTTGATATGATTACAGACTATTACTGCGcccatattttatattaaagggCCCTATTTTAACTTGtccagtattttattttgtgttggcATCCTAAAGAAGACgtatttgtagttttaagaaccaaaaattGTGTCATCTCAATGAAGATACGGTGCCGCTTTAGGATAAACAcccagagaaaccaaatcctgcatgGTGAGAGGACGAAACATGTCATCTGTGGTTAATAGAAACATGTTTTCCCCCCGAACAAACAGGAGAGGGAGGCGCTGAGGGTCATCTCACTGAAGGAGATCCACAAAGTTCAGGAGTGCAAACAGAGGTCAGTTAACTTCCCTCCAGCAGGGTGACCTGTTGCTGCTCGTCATGTGATTAAGAAAtgtcttctgtcttctgtcctgcAGTGAGCTGATGATGAGGGACAACCTGTTCGAGATGGTCACCAGCTCCAGAACCTTCTACATACAGGTAGCacaattttaattaatatttacagaCCATTGTCCTCTTTACCGTTTTAGTTCAAATGTGCAACTCGACAGAAACAAAATCACGTGTCTCTGTGGTGTCCCCGTTTGGCAGGCCGACAGTCCGGAGGACATGCACAGCTGGATTAAGGCCATCTCTGGAGCCATCGTGGCTCAGCGAGGCCCCGGACGCTCCGCTAACACGGTAGGTATCCTGATCACATGATGTCAAAGAGCTGCTTTAAAACCTTTGGAACTAATTATCAGCAAAAGATAAGACAGATGAATTAAAGTGGGACTGAAAGTGAATGGaaactttaaaaaatgtactttttcttattttaaaactttatcaGCAGCACATAAAAGTCACACATAAAGTCACTGCACAGATAATatcacagaagacaaacagctTTGTGGCATCCTCTTTATTGTTGCTCAGCGTaaaagggacttttttttttttcttggtaaTCTGGTGAAGTGCTTCCATCTTGTGGCCGACGAGGATCAGCCAGCAAACATGAAGCTTAAACAACCGTCATATTTCCTATTTTATGacaacattcacacattttacaGAGTCAGAGGTTTTCTGGATTTTCACACCCCACTGATGATGCACTGAAGTGTTTTGATtctttgtacacacacacagttgtccctctctttctccgCTGACTCTCCCtcagtctttttctctgtttgaagAGTTTGTTTCCAAAACCACAGAAACATCTGCCCGAAGGAAAAATGGTGAACTAATACAAACGAAACCACCGACTTGTAAACACAACCAGTCTGCTCTAACAGTTTGGGTTGAAGAATGATAAGCTCAATAtgcaaaaagtcaaaaaataaatcccatTAGCTTAAAGTGCAGATGTTTGGTGTTTTGGGAAGAAGCTCTTCCAGTCACTGTAACTGAGCTGTGCTGTAAACTGTTTTCAGATCCGTCAGGCCAGAAGGCTGT
Above is a genomic segment from Echeneis naucrates chromosome 19, fEcheNa1.1, whole genome shotgun sequence containing:
- the plekha1b gene encoding pleckstrin homology domain-containing family A member 1 isoform X2, with the translated sequence MPYVDRQNRICGFLDIEENESSGRFLRRYFILDTQQGNLLWYMDNPQNLPKGADKVGSLKLTYISKVSDATKLRPKAEFCFVINAGMRKFYLQANDQQDLVEWISVLNNATKITVPKPGEANAIHPESSQEGLGAMKQVSYKTEIIGGVPIITATQEQGEGQNGTDRGGLKRCQNQLPYFLSRGAPDQTFIKAGYCVKQGAVMRNWKRRYFMLDENALSYYKSDLEREALRVISLKEIHKVQECKQSELMMRDNLFEMVTSSRTFYIQADSPEDMHSWIKAISGAIVAQRGPGRSANTIRQARRLSSPCIQRYTPFCSGECSTSVVTSTLPPQHPPPSSTTPSMRTYSSRHPPPVPPQRALSLTLDTHHQDNFLGLLPWRLSGVQSVMMPLPTARSRLSLQETVQTSK
- the plekha1b gene encoding pleckstrin homology domain-containing family A member 1 isoform X1, coding for MPYVDRQNRICGFLDIEENESSGRFLRRYFILDTQQGNLLWYMDNPQNLPKGADKVGSLKLTYISKVSDATKLRPKAEFCFVINAGMRKFYLQANDQQDLVEWISVLNNATKITVPKPGEANAIHPESSQEGLGAMKQVSYKTEIIGGVPIITATQEQGEGQNGTDRGGLKRCQNQLPYFLSRGAPDQTFIKAGYCVKQGAVMRNWKRRYFMLDENALSYYKSDLEREALRVISLKEIHKVQECKQSELMMRDNLFEMVTSSRTFYIQADSPEDMHSWIKAISGAIVAQRGPGRSANTERGDLHSSSPTSSSIFYYPLDENLLFPPPPSGAPPAGAQPHTGHAPPGQLPGPASVEAERRPVRDDAPPYGALPPVAAGDGADLKVMVAVGDESLWKRRSKMAQLGLVGGEGEEELNRHGEF